One Gemmatimonadota bacterium DNA window includes the following coding sequences:
- a CDS encoding response regulator, translated as MRILVADDEPTVRYTLSRLLERRGHQVVVAEDAQEALRLAGEGEFDAALVDARMPGDGVELFRRLEQLPGLQGRAVLMSGDVERDRASIEAEFGARFLKKPFKYDAMVGLIEGLAGQAAAGGEQG; from the coding sequence TTGAGGATCCTGGTCGCGGACGACGAGCCCACGGTCCGCTACACCCTCTCGCGCCTGCTCGAGCGGCGCGGCCACCAGGTGGTCGTGGCGGAAGATGCCCAGGAGGCGCTGCGGCTGGCCGGCGAAGGGGAGTTCGATGCGGCGCTGGTGGATGCGCGCATGCCGGGCGACGGCGTCGAACTCTTCAGGCGGCTGGAGCAACTTCCCGGGCTGCAGGGCCGGGCGGTCCTCATGAGCGGGGATGTGGAGCGGGACCGGGCCAGCATCGAAGCAGAGTTCGGCGCGCGCTTCCTGAAGAAGCCGTTCAAGTACGACGCGATGGTGGGGCTGATCGAAGGGCTGGCCGGGCAGGCAGCGGCTGGCGGTGAGCAGGGTTAG